A DNA window from Haloactinospora alba contains the following coding sequences:
- the arfB gene encoding alternative ribosome rescue aminoacyl-tRNA hydrolase ArfB: MSGDVRVDSRVRLAASELRWGFSPSRGPGGQHADTAETRVTLSFDVARSRSLDAAQRERVLDRLAGRLRDGVATVVVQETRSQARNREIARERLASLVASGLEPRAVRRRPPRPSRTAKARRLAEKRRRSEVKRNRARPEGE, from the coding sequence GTGTCTGGGGACGTACGTGTTGACTCTCGGGTGCGGCTGGCGGCCTCGGAGCTGCGGTGGGGCTTCTCCCCCTCACGCGGCCCCGGTGGACAGCACGCTGACACGGCCGAGACGCGGGTTACGCTGTCGTTCGACGTGGCCCGCAGCAGGTCACTGGACGCCGCGCAGCGAGAGCGTGTGCTGGACCGGCTGGCGGGACGGTTGCGTGACGGGGTGGCCACCGTGGTGGTGCAGGAGACGCGCTCGCAAGCGCGCAACCGGGAGATCGCCCGGGAGCGTCTGGCGTCGCTGGTGGCCAGTGGACTGGAGCCGAGGGCCGTACGCCGTCGGCCGCCCCGTCCGTCGCGGACGGCCAAGGCGAGACGGTTGGCGGAGAAACGGCGCCGCTCCGAGGTGAAACGTAACCGGGCGCGCCCGGAAGGGGAATGA